In Saccharomyces paradoxus chromosome IV, complete sequence, the DNA window GgatatttgatttttcagTAAACATTTTCGTAAATTAGATTCCTCTTTTCTCTCTTGGTACTGAATAAGTACCTTTAAAAGTAGTTGAGATATTGCTTGTATAGGAAAAATAGAGGGTATGGTTTCGAGGACCTTTAATTGCATATCTAAATCATCTAAAAgttcaaaatttctttgtaGCAAATTGGTCACTAACTCAACCGAGTAGTTCAAGGAAGATATGTCCAGGTATTGTTTCATCACTGCAACCAAGTTTTGCTTACCCGTGTATTTTTCTACGCTTTTGAAATCATTAAATGACAGATATATTTTCAGCAATTCTTCGGAGGAAATCCAATTTATCAATTCATTGGGGAAGAATAACAAGCTCAATATGTATTCTTTATCGATCTTAGAAATTTCCTCAAACGTGAAATTGATAAACtcatcatctttttcattttctgattttaaattttcacatttttcataatattttgaaaaactttcaCACTTAAGATTATGCTTTAATTTGATATGGACAAAGTTTGTTATATCTGTCTTATCATACGCCAAATCATCCTTGTACTCTTTAATAAAGTCTTCAAGAATGGACCATATGTTATTTTGGTTGATTATTTCTCGCAATTTTGCCAAATAATAGTTAAAGAGGAATTTAGAATCGTTACTGTTTTGAATGCCGAGTTCCTCTATGAACGATACCTTCAAGGATATTTCTTCTGCCGGTATTTTGTCTAGAAACTCGTTTTTATTTATGCCTGCCATGCTTAGTATTTTGAGAATGTTTTTGATGACACATTCCTCAGGACTTTCGTCGTCTTGTTTAAGAGTGAGAATAAGATCATCGGCAAGTCTTTCTTTAACATATTCCTCGGGAAACtctttaatatttttttcaatgaatgaAACCAGTGACCTGTAATCCTCGGCTTCcttcaaaagatttaaCGGTTCTAGATATTCccccttttctttatatatctCAATTAGCAGCTCTATCCCAGGAAATTCATCACCATGTATATTAATCTCTTTGATAATTTCATCGTAACTTTCACGTTCGAACATATCTATAGTTATAGCCTCCTTTTTCTCTAATCGTAAGTTGAATAAAGTTATATCAATAGTTTTCATTATATCATCGAAATCGCTTGCTAAGAGTccagttttattttttctctttagTTCTGACTTCATCATTAAAAGCATTTTTATGACATCCTCGCATTTGTTACTCAACTTCAAACTTTTTAACCTTTCGACCATATTCACTAATCCATGGAAGCACCAGATCTCGCTATAAACTTTCCAGCCGaacatataaaataatattctGATGTTAACCTTGTCAGAAAAGTCACACCACCTCTTCATTACCTCATCTTCTATGTGATCGTAATGCAACGTCATTAGAAACAATAAGAGAGACATTAAATATTTCGCTTCAATGTTCTCAAATTTAGTTAAATCCTTTTTCGCAAGCTTTTTGAGTTGATCTTCGATATTATCGATTTCAGACTCTTCGCATGATGTAAAGCGCAAGATCATAGGTGTCGGCACTAACAAATGGATCCCTAAATTATTATAAACGATCAAAGAggtcttttcttcataagACTCTTCAACAAAGGCACGTTCTCTTTCTATCCTGAATTTATTATCACTGTGTGTTAGAGGTTCTAGTCTCAACTTATTgaatagtttttctttatacTCTTTAGAATTATCGGTATTAGTGAATATATTGTCagactttgaaatttttaaacCCGATCCAGAACTAGTTATACTTTGCAACAGCTGTGATTCTTCAGTAGGTAAAGCAGAGTATATATCAATCGACTGGAAGGCAGATTCCACGATTATATAGGGAAACTCAACGATTACATTTCTTGGATAATTTTTTAGCACTATTGTTCCCTTTATTATATCTCCATGATGATTTACCACTAAGGCTATAGCCCCACTTTCGTATGATCCTCCTCCAGAACAAACTAGAAATTCGTTATCTTCATTGAAGCTGGTTATTATAGGCTCCAAGTCTTCATCAGTTTCACTTATTCGAAACAATGGAATTACCTGCGAGGACTTTAGATTTATGAGTTCGTAATTATTTAACTTTGAAACCATTAACGTTTCTTCATGCGCACAAGCTTTATCTATTAGTTTGAAATTAAAGGTTTTGGCAAGTACTAACGAATCTGCAGATATTTTGAGTAGTCTTACACCCTCCGTGTGAAATGCATATATTCTATAAGCCTTTGAGCTTCGAGAAAAATTACAGATAACGACATCATTGATACCTTTGAGTCTAGTTGTGTTGGGCCTTGGTGCAAATTCTGgaagaataaataatacCAGTTCATTATTACATAATATTAGTGCACCTTCTACTTTGGGTAAAAGCAGGATTTTGTCTATCTTCGAATTTGATTCTGCATCGAGCTTTGTTTGGGACACAAGCATGTAGTTTCCACGTTCAAGTTCAAAGTAATGTAGAAGATCACCAGTAGTTGTTCCCAAGAATATGTGGTTCTCGTACGCTTCACAACATGTGTACGTTAGGTCCGATGGTACATTGTCTAATAGAGTAGATATCCTAAAAGGACCTTCACATATTTTTAGTGGCGACCCTTCTTCCTGTTTATCACTTGTGGAGGTTTTTTCATCTAAACTTTTAATATCTGTTTTTGTGACATTATCTTCTGCGCTACTAAGTTGACCAGCTTCTTGTGCTGTGATTTTGTCAGTGTCTAGGCTATCTTCGACGGATCGACTCTCTTCTGGGAAAGGCTTATCAGCTTGTACTATTTCATTTGAGCTAACATTATGCATAGTTAATTGTTCACTTTTTGTTTCGGGCAGACTATCATTTCCGgtcttcttttcatcaccTTCTCTCTCGTGAGTTGAGGTTTCGATATCTACTTCGAGCTTTCCTCTATCGTCCTCTACTTCTTCTCCTTTGTCAACGTTTGTTCTCTTTTTTACCATGGTTCTATAGTACTATTGTCGCAACCAAAAAGCAAGCGGGGTTCTTTTTTGACTGTTATGATAGTTTGAGCACACTAAAGGTCGTTAATATTTCATATAAATATCCTCAGTTAAAATGACCTTTTTTCCCCATCGGGACGGtatcttcaacaaataTTATGCGATGTAAGGAGTTCTACAAAACATATATCTATTTATACCTTCAATGATTTCAAGCTTTTTATCGTTATTGTACAGATGTTTATATACCAAATATTGTGACTTTatcgttgaaaaaatctattTTAACAATTTTGTCAAAAGGTGAGAACCCttgttattttcatcaacgGTGATTTTACTTTGAACTTCCTTCAAATCCTCCAAGAATGGCTTACCTTCCTTTTGATCTTTCAACGTTTCATATAGTGCAACGATTGTGAATGAACTATCGGCGTTATTAATCCATTCCAATAAATTGGAAGAATCAATAATTTCGTCGTATAATTTGTGAGCAAACGGAACACCTAAGCCTTGAACATTTTTTAATGGCataacctttttttccttgttatTCCATTTACCTCCTTGAATCAGTGCCTTTAATAGTCTAGTAGAAAATGCTCTATGTATTGGGTGTTCTTCTTCGGTTATGTCACCTTTAAAAGTGGTTAAAATGTTGTCTAAGACTTGTTGGTacttttcttgatctttttcattcagTTGAGCGTACAACTCATCGTTTATTAAAACTTCGGCAATGAACTGACAGCCCAAGTTCTCCGTCAATATACTGGAATAATGTTTTGATATAGTACTTAAAAACATAGGGGCAAATTTGGACAAAAGTTCGTGCCTTCTTTGTAAAGGATCCTTCTTAGAGGTGGCTTCGGACAGTTTAATGTATCTCAGTAATTCATTTTTGACAATAGGTGAGAAATACTTACCGTCCAAACCTAACAGTATGTACAACCAAGGCCTTCTACCAAACTTATCAATTATGAATTCTTGCAAGTGTTCCTTGACAGTAGGACTGAATGTCTTGAATACTAAAACTGTATCGTCGACACAGTTTAGGATTGTAATGAAGACAGTATTACCGTGCTCAtttttgatcaatttttcagcGTGGTTTTTCAAAGCCTTCAAAATTAACTTTCTTTCCTTGGCATTAGCTCTAGCAACCAAAGTACAAGCAACATCGGAACCTTCTGGAGTATGCACCAATTCAGCGAATTGTTCATGAAGTAATTCAATCATGTCAgatatttccttttcgttGGCAATTTTCACATATTCTCTCATAGCAGCATGTAGAATTTGAAAGCCAGTGGAACCTTTTTCGACTGATGCGGTAATAGTGCCGATCAGATTTCTGGCAATaatatttctcttttcaatgctGCTTTCacaaactttttcaatggttAAATCTTTGTGTGTTTCTCTAAAGACAGCATATTCAGAGCCCCAGAATTCTTTGATCATTTGCTGTCTTTGTTCATGTGTGGCATAAAGTACAAATAAATCTTCGACAACGTAAGCACCTTCACGATGCCTCATTAATTTTCTCAATGAACCGTGTAATTCATCTATGATACTTTGTCTTGAACTTCTAGAACCATAATGGAGTAATTTAACCAATAGGTACTTACCGTACGCAGATGTAGCTAAAACATAAAACTTGCCCTTTAAAGCATCGACAATTTGCTCACGACGTTCTTTAGACGAATATTTAACTAAGGTTTGAACAATACGAGAAGCATCATGCTTTAATACGAGATCACTGATACAGTCCTTAGATAGTTCCCAAATTTCATTGGACAGTTTTTCACGAATCTGCTTTGGCAGAGGAGGAGTCTTCACACGTAACCTCTCCCAGACGGATTTAATTTGTTGCACTTGGGTACcagattttctttgcatctttctttccttgaGTAATTTTCTCTGTTCAGTGTGGTTTCCACCTTCACCTCCTTCAGATTTGTCCTTCCCTTCCTTGTTTTCATTCTCATCTTCATGTTCCTCACTGTCTTCGGAAATATCTAATTCGTCAGCTTGCTCATCTTCTGCTCCAGAGTCACCGCTACTTAAATTATCcaaatcatcattatctgatgaagaggaatCAGCTTCCCTTTTGGATAGttctaattcttcatcGGAGGAATCAATAGAAATTCTAGGTTTTTTGgctaatttcttttctgatTTACTAACTTCCCTAGCGGAACGTTTTCCGTTTGTCTTTTTCGTTAAAGGTGCCATTGTTAGCTAATATATTATTCCTGGTTGAGCTATGTTACAGCTGTCTTCAATAGAAAGCCTTTCACTTTCGAAATACTCTAGGTAGGcatctcatctcatctcagcaagaaaaaaattttcagtaCTTCTCccaaagtgaaaaaaaaaaggcgtTCAACTCCGGGTTAGTTCATCTTCCGTATGCGCACATAACAATTAGTTTAAACTAAAATATTCCAGACGTTTCAattattttgtaatttttttttgattatgCTATGTATTTTCTACTatatatttgaatattcACTTGTTTctcctttcttttccttcatGAGAGAATCATATGTCCTCTATAATTTCTTGAGTTGGTTCATATTTCAATTCATGGACTCTGGCAACTTGctgttttctctttttggcCAAAGCCTTCGACGCTTTGATATTGAACCCGTCCTTTAAGATAGTTTGcacttcttccaattccAATCCTGACAACTCTGGATAACAGAAGTAGCAGAAAATGGTTGATATGCACGATAATCCGGCGAAAAAGGCAAATGTACCTGCGGGAGTGATATTTTGTAACATGGTTAAAAATGTGGATGCAATAACCAGAGAACCAGCCCAATTTGTAGCAGTTGCATATGAAGTCCCAATACCTCTTACGTTTTGTGGGAATAATTCAGATTGTTGCCATGGAACAGTACCGATACCAAGGGCGTAGAACGCAGCAAACACGATAATAAATACGATGATCACAATGCCCCAAGATGAGAAACCAGAGGAAACCACAACAGCGACAGCGCCATCAAACTTAATACCTAGGTAGTGGAAAGCAATAGAGCACACGACTAAAGCCATGGTCATGCCCGGTAATCCAATTAGCAAAATGGTTCTACGGCCAATTTTGTCAATGGAGAAAAACGCAACTAAAGTGAAGATAAAATTGGTACCGGAAACGATGATCGAAACTGCggaagaatttttgaaaccgACGGTTTCGAAAATGGTGCCGGAAAAATACATCAACGAATTCCAACCGGTAAACTGTTGAATTGCCTGTAGGCCACAACCGATGACCAAGGCTCTTAGATTAGATGGGACTGTGTGCAATTCTTTGATGGTATTCCAGACTTTTTCGGGGATATTCTTACCGGGAATGGATTGATTCAAAGTAACAAGTTCTTCCACTTTACGTTCGATGATTTCCTCAGAAGTGTCGGTGTAACTCCTCTTAAGGACCTCAGTCGCCCTTTCCAAATTGCCCTTCATAACGTAGTATCTTGGAGTGTCCGGCAAGAAGCACAGACATGTGAACTGCACGGCGGTGGGAATCAGCGACAAACCAACAAGAATTCTCCAGCCGTTGTTGACATAGTTTAACCCAGCACCGCAACCGTAAGCGACTAATTGACCACCAGTCAACCATAAGGAATTGATGACGGTTAGCCTCCCTCTAATCATCTTGGGAGCGATTTCGCTGATGAAAAGTGGAGCAATCAAGGAGCCGATACCGACACCAAAACCCATGATCAGTCTACCAACGGCCATTTGCCAGAATGTGTGCGCAGAGACCTGTAGGATTGCGCCAATGACAAACATCAGATTAGACCCCATCAAACAACGCTTCCTACCAAATATGTCAGCCGCAGTACCGGCGAATATACTCGTAATCAAAGCTCCCAGAGATGTAGCTGCAGTgacaatttctttctccCCATAAGTGAGTACCTTATTGTCTAAATCTGTGCCGATCGAGATCAGAGCACTGGATATATAACCAGTGTCGTAACCGAACATGAACCCGGATATGGATGCGACAAAGGTCAGCGTGATAATGAAGGGAGAAAGAGATTGATTGAAAGTGATCATGACAGATGTGTCATCCTCGTCGTTTACAGGTTTAATTTGAATCCtgtcttcatcatcgctGGCAGGAGCCCTCTGTATTTCGTGTGACTCAAGCGTAACTTTAGTCGTCTTTGAAGGCGAGTCACGCTCATTGTTGAACTCTACACTGTCAGCATTCCCAACGGCATCGCTAGCATTTGACCACGATGCCTTGGACGTGAGATATGGTATGTGAATTCCCATTGTAGTACCCACTGCagaagcaaagaaaatgaaggaaaTATGTACAGTAGGACAACCGGTAAGTCTTAATAGCGCAGTAAAGAGAAAGTAAGAAGTGAAGCGAACTCCTGCGATAGAGAAGCCGTAGTTTTAAAAGGTCGTTTCTCAACTATGgcttgtttcttttttatactTTTCCCATTTGCGACAGCGCGTTGAGCTAGGTCGAGCTTTTTCACATGCGGTGGGGAAGGCGTATTTGCGCGACCAGTGGGGGGGTAAAAAGTTATATCTGGCGCATGTGAAGACAACAGAAACAATAGTgatagaaaataaatggaGACGGTGGTGAGATCTAAGTATAAGCGCTTATTGTGTTATATAGATGTTGAGATTATCATAGCTCATCGTGTGAGACGATCCTGCCCATGGCCTCATCGACAGCCCGTTGGATACTACTGACGGCTGATACAGATGCGAATGGTTCTACAGGAGCTGCTGAGGATGTAGTTGTAGTTGCTAGAAAAGGCGCGTTTAGTACGAGACTAGGTGCTTGGGGAGAAGACGAGGAGGCTGCGTAGCTTTTAACTAGACCCAGGGTGACCAGTATACCcttgaaaaacttgaatAGAAGCCAGAGGCCGAGTTTAACAGGTAGCTTGAAAATACGACGCCATAAAACCCACGAGACGCAGCATATAAGGAACCCGAGCGATAAGTAGACATCTCGTTTCTCCTGGTGGGATGCATTTTCTAGTACTTTGACCAAATCAGCGGTTTTCTTAAAGACAGTTTCGAATTGAGTATACTTGTCATCGATTTGTGTTAACGAATTCGTTTGGGCTCTCAATTCATCCAAATTAAGGTCGCTTTGTAAGATTCCCGACTGTAAAATTTGATTTCCTCTCATTAAATTATTCGTCAGTTGCTTTGTCTTGCTCAAGAGCTTGTCTCTAGTACTGGCTTTTTCCATCGATGTAGATGCCAAGCTTTGCGATGACAATGCTCCCTGATGCAGCTTGTCGTAATCAACGGCGTGAAATTTTATGGCACGGTCTCTTTCCTCGTCGTTCCAAGCTAAATCACGCTTGTGGTGTTGTCGTAGAATTTCTTTGGTCTTCAGGCGGTAGCAATAGAACCAATCGACGAACTGCAACACGGAATCTAGCCCTTCGACCAACTGAGCATATATATCCTCGTCCATTTGTTTATCGAGCTTCGCAACATGCAATTTGTCGCATTGATCGTATTTAGGGCTTTTCTCCCACTGTAATTTTAATTCAGGGTACGTGTAGGTCATTTCAACAATACTACATTTCAGTACCGATTCAAAATCTGAAATTTTGTTCTCTATGGCGCTCACCAGATCCTCAAACTCaacctcttcttcttcttcatcatgtTTGTTAACAATGATTGCAAAATTGTCCTTGTTATCCTGCTTACTTTCTCcggtttcttttctatgGGAGATCGTACTTAACTTTTGTAAGTAATCTAGTAATGCATCTTGTAAAACCCCCAGGTCTTGCAAAAATGTCATGACCATGACTTTTCAGGCTTTTTAATGCGTTATGACCCTTGGTAGCGTATTCTCTTTCACTTAGTATCTGTGCATCAGGTATATCTGTTGGTGTTTTTACCAACTACGTAcctatttttcattattcagTAATTATTCTATTTACCCGGACTGTTGTATGGAAGGTTAATAGGTATTTTCACTGGTAAAGGAGGTGCTTTCTTTACGTGGGACCTAACCTACTTGTTTTAAGATCAATTATAGTCCTAAATTCTTGCTAAAACTGCCAGTAAAGCTACTTTGCGGCTGTTTCTTTAATATGCGAATGTATTTGCTTTGTGTTCTTTAGTGCGGCGCTATCAGCGTAAGAGTATATGAATATTAGATTGGATTAGGGCTTAAATGGGATAAACCAGTACTGGCAAAGAGGTGCCctcaaatattttaatCAGCTTCATTGTTTGGTGCCGATGTGTTCGTTTTAGGCGAAAATAATAGTTTTACTCGAATTTAATATTTAGTTCTGTTGatcaaatatttcattaGGAAAAAGTTGGTCTCGCTAGCGCTTTTCTACTGAATTTTGAGAACAAAGAAGTAAAATGTCTCTGAATAAAGACGATAACCAATACTACCCCAAAAGTTCCCTATAAAGGGCGAATAGTCTCTTGGCTCAtccatcttcttctatAATTAGTGATTTTTCCCCGCCCCTAGCCAATTCCGAAGGTTCCATCGATTTTTGAGGGAAGACAGCACATGTAATAAAGcaaaaagcaaacaaaTACGCAATAGTGTACGAAACATCAACGCGATCATCAAACTATTCTGCATATCTATAGTATAGATGAGACAAGAAACGTCGGCTGAATTCTcttctgatgatgatgatgatattcTCTTAGAATTAGGCACAAGGCCACCAAGGTTCACCCAGGtaccatcatcatcagcaGCATTACAAACGCAAATTCCCGCAGCTTTGGCAGTTACAACAACCACTTTAAATAAACAGGATGAAAAAGGTACCGCATTGGTAAATCAACTGAATAAAGCTCAAGGCGAAGCAAGCATGCTTCGtgataaaataaactttttgaacattgaaagagaaaaggagaagaaTATTCAAGTCGTCAAAGTGAATGAATTGCAAGTCAAGCATATTCAAGAATTAGCTAAACTAAAACAAGAATTACAGAAActggaagatgaaaagaaattcttaCAGATGGAAGCGAGAGGAAAACCTAAAAAGGAAGTTATTACGGTTACAAAAACGCCATCAACAACATCGTCTGCAAATACAAACACTATAACACCAGATTCGTCCTCAGTTGCAATCGAAGCGAAAACTCAATCACCGCAGTTGAAAAAACGTAAGATAAATGATAgtttgctgaaaaaaaatgtcgTTCCCCTAAACCCAAATAGGATTATTCCCGATGAAACAAGTTTATTTCTAGAATCTATATTACTTCATCAAATAATAGGCGCAGATCTGAGTACAATCGAAATATTAAACAGATTGAAGCTTGACTACATTACTGAGTTtaaattcaagaattttgtCATTCCTGAAGGAGCTCCTATAGGGAAGTCCATAgtttctttgcttttacGATGTAAAAAGACGTTGACCCTCGACAGATTCATAGATACTTTGCTAGAAGACATAGCTGTTCTGATCAAGGAAATATCAGTTCACCCCAATGAGTCAAAATTGGCTGTCCCATTTCTAGTTGCGTTAATGTACCATATTATACAATTTCGTCCTAGTGCCACTCATAATTTAGCACTGAAAgattgctttctttttatttgtgATTTAATAAGAATCTATCATCATGTATTGAAAATACCAATACATGAATCAAATATGAATTTGCATGTAGAGCCtcaaattttccaatatGAACTAATAGACTATTTGATAATTTCATATTCCTTTGATCTCTTAGAAGGTATTTTAAGAGTACTACAATCTCACCCTAAACAGACATATatggaattttttgatgaaaacaTCCTGAAATCATTTGAATTTGTCTACAAATTAGCATTAACTATTTCATATAAGCCAATGATAAATGTGATATTTAGTGCAGTCGAGGTGTTTAATATTATCactaatattatattaaaTATGGATAACCCCTCAACCCTGAAGTCCTTAATAAGCAGCAATTGGTGGAGAGATTGC includes these proteins:
- the VPS3 gene encoding CORVET complex subunit VPS3 (Component of CORVET membrane tethering complex~similar to YDR495C) translates to MVKKRTNVDKGEEVEDDRGKLEVDIETSTHEREGDEKKTGNDSLPETKSEQLTMHNVSSNEIVQADKPFPEESRSVEDSLDTDKITAQEAGQLSSAEDNVTKTDIKSLDEKTSTSDKQEEGSPLKICEGPFRISTLLDNVPSDLTYTCCEAYENHIFLGTTTGDLLHYFELERGNYMLVSQTKLDAESNSKIDKILLLPKVEGALILCNNELVLFILPEFAPRPNTTRLKGINDVVICNFSRSSKAYRIYAFHTEGVRLLKISADSLVLAKTFNFKLIDKACAHEETLMVSKLNNYELINLKSSQVIPLFRISETDEDLEPIITSFNEDNEFLVCSGGGSYESGAIALVVNHHGDIIKGTIVLKNYPRNVIVEFPYIIVESAFQSIDIYSALPTEESQLLQSITSSGSGLKISKSDNIFTNTDNSKEYKEKLFNKLRLEPLTHSDNKFRIERERAFVEESYEEKTSLIVYNNLGIHLLVPTPMILRFTSCEESEIDNIEDQLKKLAKKDLTKFENIEAKYLMSLLLFLMTLHYDHIEDEVMKRWCDFSDKVNIRILFYMFGWKVYSEIWCFHGLVNMVERLKSLKLSNKCEDVIKMLLMMKSELKRKNKTGLLASDFDDIMKTIDITLFNLRLEKKEAITIDMFERESYDEIIKEINIHGDEFPGIELLIEIYKEKGEYLEPLNLLKEAEDYRSLVSFIEKNIKEFPEEYVKERLADDLILTLKQDDESPEECVIKNILKILSMAGINKNEFLDKIPAEEISLKVSFIEELGIQNSNDSKFLFNYYLAKLREIINQNNIWSILEDFIKEYKDDLAYDKTDITNFVHIKLKHNLKCESFSKYYEKCENLKSENEKDDEFINFTFEEISKIDKEYILSLLFFPNELINWISSEELLKIYLSFNDFKSVEKYTGKQNLVAVMKQYLDISSLNYSVELVTNLLQRNFELLDDLDMQLKVLETIPSIFPIQAISQLLLKVLIQYQERKEESNLRKCLLKNQISISDELSRNFESQE
- the PUF6 gene encoding Puf6p (Pumilio-like domain protein~similar to YDR496C), whose amino-acid sequence is MAPLTKKTNGKRSAREVSKSEKKLAKKPRISIDSSDEELELSKREADSSSSDNDDLDNLSSGDSGAEDEQADELDISEDSEEHEDENENKEGKDKSEGGEGGNHTEQRKLLKERKMQRKSGTQVQQIKSVWERLRVKTPPLPKQIREKLSNEIWELSKDCISDLVLKHDASRIVQTLVKYSSKERREQIVDALKGKFYVLATSAYGKYLLVKLLHYGSRSSRQSIIDELHGSLRKLMRHREGAYVVEDLFVLYATHEQRQQMIKEFWGSEYAVFRETHKDLTIEKVCESSIEKRNIIARNLIGTITASVEKGSTGFQILHAAMREYVKIANEKEISDMIELLHEQFAELVHTPEGSDVACTLVARANAKERKLILKALKNHAEKLIKNEHGNTVFITILNCVDDTVLVFKTFSPTVKEHLQEFIIDKFGRRPWLYILLGLDGKYFSPIVKNELLRYIKLSEATSKKDPLQRRHELLSKFAPMFLSTISKHYSSILTENLGCQFIAEVLINDELYAQLNEKDQEKYQQVLDNILTTFKGDITEEEHPIHRAFSTRLLKALIQGGKWNNKEKKVMPLKNVQGLGVPFAHKLYDEIIDSSNLLEWINNADSSFTIVALYETLKDQKEGKPFLEDLKEVQSKITVDENNKGSHLLTKLLK
- the ITR1 gene encoding myo-inositol transporter ITR1 (Myo-inositol transporter~similar to YDR497C); amino-acid sequence: MGIHIPYLTSKASWSNASDAVGNADSVEFNNERDSPSKTTKVTLESHEIQRAPASDDEDRIQIKPVNDEDDTSVMITFNQSLSPFIITLTFVASISGFMFGYDTGYISSALISIGTDLDNKVLTYGEKEIVTAATSLGALITSIFAGTAADIFGRKRCLMGSNLMFVIGAILQVSAHTFWQMAVGRLIMGFGVGIGSLIAPLFISEIAPKMIRGRLTVINSLWLTGGQLVAYGCGAGLNYVNNGWRILVGLSLIPTAVQFTCLCFLPDTPRYYVMKGNLERATEVLKRSYTDTSEEIIERKVEELVTLNQSIPGKNIPEKVWNTIKELHTVPSNLRALVIGCGLQAIQQFTGWNSLMYFSGTIFETVGFKNSSAVSIIVSGTNFIFTLVAFFSIDKIGRRTILLIGLPGMTMALVVCSIAFHYLGIKFDGAVAVVVSSGFSSWGIVIIVFIIVFAAFYALGIGTVPWQQSELFPQNVRGIGTSYATATNWAGSLVIASTFLTMLQNITPAGTFAFFAGLSCISTIFCYFCYPELSGLELEEVQTILKDGFNIKASKALAKKRKQQVARVHELKYEPTQEIIEDI
- the SEC20 gene encoding Sec20p (Membrane glycoprotein v-SNARE~similar to YDR498C), whose product is MVMTFLQDLGVLQDALLDYLQKLSTISHRKETGESKQDNKDNFAIIVNKHDEEEEEVEFEDLVSAIENKISDFESVLKCSIVEMTYTYPELKLQWEKSPKYDQCDKLHVAKLDKQMDEDIYAQLVEGLDSVLQFVDWFYCYRLKTKEILRQHHKRDLAWNDEERDRAIKFHAVDYDKLHQGALSSQSLASTSMEKASTRDKLLSKTKQLTNNLMRGNQILQSGILQSDLNLDELRAQTNSLTQIDDKYTQFETVFKKTADLVKVLENASHQEKRDVYLSLGFLICCVSWVLWRRIFKLPVKLGLWLLFKFFKGILVTLGLVKSYAASSSSPQAPSLVLNAPFLATTTTSSAAPVEPFASVSAVSSIQRAVDEAMGRIVSHDEL
- the LCD1 gene encoding Lcd1p (Essential protein required for the DNA integrity checkpoint pathways~similar to YDR499W); the encoded protein is MRQETSAEFSSDDDDDILLELGTRPPRFTQVPSSSAALQTQIPAALAVTTTTLNKQDEKGTALVNQLNKAQGEASMLRDKINFLNIEREKEKNIQVVKVNELQVKHIQELAKLKQELQKLEDEKKFLQMEARGKPKKEVITVTKTPSTTSSANTNTITPDSSSVAIEAKTQSPQLKKRKINDSLLKKNVVPLNPNRIIPDETSLFLESILLHQIIGADLSTIEILNRLKLDYITEFKFKNFVIPEGAPIGKSIVSLLLRCKKTLTLDRFIDTLLEDIAVLIKEISVHPNESKLAVPFLVALMYHIIQFRPSATHNLALKDCFLFICDLIRIYHHVLKIPIHESNMNLHVEPQIFQYELIDYLIISYSFDLLEGILRVLQSHPKQTYMEFFDENILKSFEFVYKLALTISYKPMINVIFSAVEVFNIITNIILNMDNPSTLKSLISSNWWRDCITRLYALLEKEIKSGDVYNESADTTTLHVSKYHDFFGLVRNIGGNELGGLISKLIYTDRLQSIPRVISKEEIGMDSNEFTAPIISYKFERWLLKLKDEVLNIFENLLMIHGDDATIINGEMLIHSSKFLSREQALMIERYVGQDSPNLDLRCHLIEHTLTIIYRLWKDHFKQLREEQIKQVESQLIMSLWRFLVCQTETVTANEREMRDHRHLVDSLHDLTIKDQASYYQDAFEDLPEYIEEELKMELNKRTGRIMQVKYDEKFQEMARTILESKSFDLTTLEEADSLYISMGL